The following coding sequences are from one Capsicum annuum cultivar UCD-10X-F1 chromosome 3, UCD10Xv1.1, whole genome shotgun sequence window:
- the LOC107866057 gene encoding CASP-like protein 1F1: MERFQVNTKHATSHNNQRVILIVQILLRILGFAFCLCAVWRIVTSRQVILFGFDARYTYSSSMKFFAYANIIGCALSVVSLFLLLLLIFCCKRHLDSSKYFYLFLHDLIVFGLLVSGCAAATAVGYLGKYGQKQSGWNPVCAFVPKFCHKVTVSVTLSYIATIIYLCLTIISAYQSRQVIRV, translated from the exons ATGGAGAGATTTCAAGTCAATACTAAGCATGCCACTTCTCACAACAATCAAAGAGTTATTTTGATTGTTCAAATATTATTGAGAATTTTGGGATTTGCTTTCTGTTTGTGTGCTGTTTGGAGAATTGTGACTAGCAGACAGGTTATCCTTTTTGGCTTTGATGCCCGTTACACCTATTCTTCTTCAATGAA AttttttgcatatgcaaatatcaTTGGATGTGCCTTGTCTGTGgtttctctatttcttcttcttcttctgattttTTGTTGTAAAAGACACCTCGACTCCAGCAAGTACTTTTACTTGTTCCTCCATGATTTG ATTGTGTTTGGATTACTGGTGTCTGGATGTGCAGCAGCAACAGCAGTAGGATATTTGGGTAAATATGGGCAGAAGCAATCTGGTTGGAATCCTGTCTGTGCCTTTGTTCCTAAATTCTGCCACAAAGTTACTGTCAGTGTGACTTTATCTTACATTGCCACTATTATCTACCTTTGCCTCACTATCATCTCAGCTTACCAATCAAGACAGGTTATTAGGGTTTAG